In Cryptomeria japonica chromosome 5, Sugi_1.0, whole genome shotgun sequence, the genomic window GTGTCATGAACAATAAACAAAGTACATAGAAATTAAGCACTAAAAAAAGATATATAAGAGATAACACAAACTTCTTAAGAGAAATCTACACTTTTATATTATttactattattttatttattgttaataaATCAAGActctttattaaaatatttttatatttctattatgaAAATAAAGATGGGTGTCAACGAGTCTTTGGTTTGCTTGTGGAGTTGAAAGGTTCTAAATgagcccactagggatcaagtcttgtgGAATGCAAGGCTTTGACACCATAAGGGATGAGGTTGAGATCATGCCCAAAGCAGATTATAGTGAAATGGATACCCTAGCTGAAGGGAACCCCTTAGGGGTATctccaacaaaaaaataaaataaagacgaGATCCACAAAGATCAAACATGTTCTAATCATTCATTTCTAATTTTGAACCTTATAAATAAgataactagtatacctatattctgAAAAACATATACGTAAAATAATGCCAAGAGATATCACATAATtatcttgcatgtttattagttgctAAGAAGGACATGGAGCTGAATAATGCTGCACTCTTTCACTTTCATTAAAGAAGTAACaatttcatatacttagagacaagtgacaatgattctattttattcagagtaataaaataatatttatagagaaactgaaacatgcatgcatttacctgtcatctacacgtcaaatttattcaaaatcaattttttatttacggatatttgtatgtcattgtagatgcctctcgacataacaagtggcaatgattctattttattcagagtaataaaataatacttataaagaaactgaaacatgcatgcatttacctgtcatctacacatcaaatttattcaaaatcaattttttgtttacggataattgtatgtcattgtagatgcctctcgacataattaaAAAACATATCATCATTCTCACCaataaaattaatcaattaaaacattaaaacataggGGAaatgacccagtagttgtgcaccctaactccgcgcttctcaaaatcctacttggaaatttcaaatcactccgatttttttacaacagcttacttggcaagtcccctgcttataactaaggtttcagggccacatcatcaaatatgatgccacatcaacatgctttttgccaaggtgtccaaaatagcccccaaaaaagtgagactaatagacgtgcaaaagagaccccaatagttgtgcaactgatatggcatcacctgattggttactttttacaatattaatacatttcttaacaactattggtacatttcctaacaacttttggtacatttcctaacaaaaattgataatttttatttGTTCAATAATTTTTGTTTGaaacaataaattttatttattcaatttttagaacaaaagatatcaacaaccctcacaacaattgatacatgctcAGCGGAATCCTTTCCCTACATTATTTTTTTcccttccatattttgaaaaaaaaaaaacaaagccaaaaaagCATGCAACGGACGCCCCCGGAGGAACCCCTAAGAAAAACTAAACGGCCATATGATTGAAGTTTATCTTATGACGTGTATCACTTGGGCGGCGTGCGGAGCAGAGCGAGGCAAAATGTTGAAGTTTCTGTCAAAAGTGAAGATCGATTTCAATGCATTCGATCCGCGAGCGGCATCGGCGCTTGAATTCCTGGCGCAGTGCAGCTCCCTGAAGGCCAGAGACTCCAACCCCAGCTGCCAGGTTATTGTCAACAGACGGACGGACGAGCACCATCCCCAAATAACCATCACATACAGCAATGGCATCGAAGAATCAATCGACGGCTCCATAACCAACGCGCAAACCATTCGCAAAAAGATTTTGGAAACGGGACGGATGTTGGAGACGCAACAGATGTTCAAGGAAGCTGGTCAATCATGGCCCGTTATGATCCCTGAAGAGGAGCTATATCAGTTTGCCAAGCCCACCAAGGCAAGGATTTAACTCCTAACACCTTctgcaaatttttttgaaatgattttcttcaaGCATTTATTATTGTCGTTTTAGAACATTTGAATCTCGTACTAGCTTCGGTGGCGCTCAAGTCGAtgtaattcaattcataaaatcccTTACCAATGAAAACCCTTAGCACTTGAAAAACCCAACTCATTAAAATCCTTGATGGTAATATATTCAAATCTACTTAAAACGCTGATTAGCTTAAGAATCTGGGCAAAACCCAGCCAGTCGTATGCTCAAATCCAATTAAACTAGTAAGTAGCTCTGGAAACTGGGCAAATCCAGCTGGTCATATGCTCAAATCCAATTAAAAAATTTGGACGATTATCTTAAGTAATTCAATTTTACATGTGATTATGAGCAAAAGTATTATATAGGAACAGAAAATGCTAATAATTCAGTTAAGAACTAGCAGATTCCATGAACTGTCTGATCTTATTCAcatcattaaatttttttatttcatttcattctGTTGTATCGTATTTTTAACCgcctttttttgaaaaaaaattaactatGATAGAATGCCATTGCCTCTTTTCTAGGTGTTACTGCAATGTATTATAGGAGCAATTTCAGGCAGGATACctaacaaatcaaataaaaaagaacTGGATTAGGGTGGTAGATTCTTCGTAATAGGCATGAACCCGAGGAACATTTTCTTCATTGTTACCCTTTTCAAGTAGAGATTTATCATCTTGCAAGAAGAACTGgaacatttattataatcatgttcaAAGAAGTAGAGGATTTGGTATACATTCACTGTACCTTTCAGACAGTTCTGGAATCTTTGAGTTCTTAACTGAACTATTAGCATTTTCTGTTCCTATATAATACTTTTGCTCATAACCACATGCAAAATTGAATTACTTGAGTATCTGGGCAAAGCCCAGCTGGTCATATGCTCAAATCCAATTAAACTAGTAAGTAGCTTTGGAAACTGGGCAAAATCCAGCTGTTCATATGCTCAAATCCAATCAAACTAGTAAGTAGCTTTGGAAACTGGACAAAACCTAAATGGTCATATGCGCAAATccaatcaaactggtaagtgttagTTTTAGCAATCAGATTTACGGTAAGAAACAGAAAACATGAAAtgcacacataacacagtgataccctgggaaaacctccctcttggaggtgaaaaacccagcaagaaatgtctcagatcagattgAACAATAACACAGTGGCAGATTACAACTTCACCCGTCCTAGGGCACACATCAACTATAGCAAAACTTATCTGAATCTGGAAGACAGAGTGTATATGCAGGTCACTGTCAATCTGAGACAGAATTCGGCAGCCTTGACATACTTCACAAGCCCTTGAACAAGTTCGGCAGCCCAGGATGGTATTTGCTCAGCCTTAGGTAATGTTCGCCCAGCTTGGTATGCAAGTTCACTCAACCTTGAGGATGATCGCTCAGCTTGAGAACTCCAATTCGCTGCCTTAGACGGATTTGCCAATGCAGATATAATTCGCTTGATGATGCTGCTATTAATCAAAGATAGTTCGCATATGAGAGGATAGATAATCGCTTGTGTTGTTTCTTGTGATCCTTGGTTTCATTGCTTATATATGATATGATGCTCATCATTATCCCTTGGTTGGCCTTGCATAATTTGGTGCCAAGATATAATTTGAATTCACAAGTTACTTATGGGTCAGGACCCATCTACAAGATACATAACAATGAGTCTTACAAGTTACAAGTTAAATCaatcgcccaaatagggcctgccccaatTTGAGTTAACATACACAGTAAGCTACCAAGATGCTAAGGCCGACAGGCCAATTAGCATTTAGGtgtactaggtcggccctagaagggatccgacctagctacacatcaACAGTAAGTAGCTTGGAAAATGGGCAAAAGCTGGTCATATGCTCAAATCCAATCAAACTATTAAGTAGCTTTGGAAACTGTACAAAACCTAAATGGTCATATGCTCAAATCCAATCAAACTAGTAAGTAGCTTGGAAACTGGGCAAAACCCAGCTGGTCATATGCTCAAATCCAATCAAACTAGTAAGTAGCTTTGAAAATTGGACAAAATCCAGCTGATCACATGCTTAAATCCAATTGAACTAGTAATTAACTTTGGAAGGTGGAGGAAATGTGGATAAATTTGCTAATGAACTTTGGAAGCTGGATAAAATCTAGTTGGTAAAATGTTCAAACCCAATAAAGCTCTCTTGCTAGCTTAGAGAGCTGAATAACTGTAACTGAGCAAAATCATTACTAAACCAAAGGCGAGAAAGTAGCCTCAATCATATTTTGCTACCTTTTTGGGAAGTAACTATTTGTCACATGAAAATTGTACTAAATTTGATGGCCTTTAAGTGGATATTATTCAATTCATAAAAATCATAACTAATGAAAAATTCCTAGCTCATAAAACCCCAACTTGTCAAAGCCCTAGATGGTTGTGTTTTTAAGTCCAACAAAACTAGTAACTGCTTTCATAGTTAGATAAAtcttgttaatgcatggtagcttatgcaagataagatcttcctaaccttccttgttctgttatttatctacatgcttcatgtctgatttatattgcatatgattatcggattgtacaaacattgcttatcattatgctatcgggctaacaacccgatagcatattaatgtcaattgttaattggcattaatatgctatcggggtattaatccaatagcatattaaatgctataagttattgggttaaattcgccgatacatacttgctatcggatgcataaacattggcaccgattcacatctgttatcgggcttaattatatcgagcatatttgttatcgggtttaatgaatacaccgcttcatttggcattaacattggttaacaaatgcaccggttggattatattcatcgtgcactttgaatcatcggtgtttatatgaaccgattcattaaattgatcagtcattatattatgatattacaatatgctatcggtggtttttgaaccgataatcagcattgtgttaatggtataattgtaaaggcaccgatcaatgggtgcattgatcggtcatgcctaaaaggcatgaccggtcaatacaccaattgaccggttgcctaaatgatatatatgccaattgaattcatttggagaagacagagaaaatattaaatgatctctctccttcagacctgcagataaaaatcagaattattagacattgacataattcctcatatccatatatagcattcatagttcataacttgttctttaattaaaattgaaataactttacatggtatcagagccaaggtaatcgaacctaaggctattcaattttgacaaaattcaaggactaagttacaaactacatcacatttccataatggccaatgctatcagattcgaagatagactcggaggtagcgaagattttttagcttggaagtttagaatcaaaatgattttaagagaaaacaaagttgattcatatgtccaaactgaaagtgcacaaccagaagatgaaaccaagaaatccacatggatcgagggaaatgataaggctattaaaataatagtggatggggtaagaaataatataatgcccatcattagaaagcaggagacagcttataaaatgttcaaggcacttgaaaggacatttgagatatcaaatgcaagtcgtactctggcattaaaacgagagatcaaccatatcagtatgaacaaaggggagacaattaactcctactttatgaggatatcaagcctaagagatgacctagcttcccttggatacgacatccaaagcaaagagttaacactcattgctctagatggattgcctagtggatggaacacattcgtccaaggcatcagtgctaggtccaaatatcctaagtttgaaagactaagagatgactgtctacaagaagaatctagattgaacaaggtaggaataaaacagaagaatatagatgaagacttgcaagtcctaaatacaaacatcaataataagtacaaaaagaagcaattcaggaaaagaagagctaaacaaggcaagaacacttctaagaaagacctatcacatgttcaatgttataggtgtgacaaattcggacactatgttgcaaactgtccggagaaagggaagcaagccacatttgcaaaagtgaggaaatctagaagagaaaatgactctaagaactatgtcctctactcagcacttacaagccatgcttcaaacaaatctaactcatgggtgatcgacagtggttcatccagacatatcaacggctttagagaaatactagactccatgatagagaaagatgatgaggaagtaaccatcggagacgattcttcacatctagtcagaggaattggaacctgcaccatcaaactgaagacaggcatgtcactacgacttgaagaagtactatatgttctaggcatcaaaagaaatctaatctccatatcagcactagaagatcaaggatacagagtgaccttcatggaaaacaaggtgttggcttggccaaagagatcctccatcaaagacgctaaggtcattggtcgaagacaaggctatttgtatgagctatgtacagagcccaatctagcattgatccatgaagcaactaatgcaaatgaagtatggcacaggagattaggccatctgaattatagagctttgtcaatcatgggaaaccttgtcacaggtctacctaagttgaagcaatatcattcagaggcatgcaaagggtgtgccttaggtaaaaataccaaaaatgcatttcagaatagtactaggaaaactagcaaagttttggagttaattcattctgatatatgtggacctatgtccgtaccctcgctagggggatttttgtactatgtaatttttgttgatgactactcaaggaagacgtggatctactttctgaaatgtaaagaatcagaagagatcctaagtaggtttaaagagtttaaaacattaacagaaaatctctctgaaaacaaaattaaaaccttaagaattgacaatgggggggaatacacatcaggactatttaaagacttttgtaaaaattctgggattaagagggagttgacaatactttataatccacaacaaaatggagtagctgaaaggaaaaataggaccatagtagaagctgccaaagccatgatactagatcaaaatctaaacttgaacctttgggcagaaacaactaacactgctgtgtacatacaaaatagatgtcctcattcacaccttgaagataaaactcctgaggaagtctttaccaagacaaaaccagatatcagccatcttaggatatttgggtgtccggtctatattcatgtacctaaagagaaaagactaaaactagaaccctctggaaaaaggggaatacttgtaggatacagtgaaacttctaaagcctacagaatttatgtacaagggcagagaaatattgaactcagtagggatgtaatcttcgaagaagatttagccttcaaaagggcccaaaatacaatagaacttgaaattcataatcctactcctaacctagaagaagaacctactcctgagcttcagagggagtatcttgaggaaagtataagtgaaacacaagacccacctatagataatcgcaagaaaagaccactatgggccaccaaaactatagcagaagctcagaagttcgctgctccttcaggaaacttcagggaaagcaagaggcctaataaattcatcaactatgttgcacttatgaatgatctctctaaagttgaacctaacaatgtttcagatgcactcaaacatcaagtatggatagatgccatgactgaagaatatcagtccattatgaagaatgatgtttgggagattgttcctaggccaaccaagaagtttgtcgtgtcttctaaatggctgtttaaaatcaagcatgctgcagatggcagtattgaaaaacacaaggccagatttgtagctagagggttctcacagaaggaaggaatagattacgaagaaacatttgcacctgttgccaggtacacatcagtaagagctgtcctagccattgcagcagcaaaggggtggaaggtacatcagatggatgttaagacaacattcctaaatggcgagatcgtggaagaagtctacttagagcaacctgaagggtttgaaattcatgatgcaaagtctcatgtgtgtagactcaagaaagctctttatgggctcaaacaggctcccagagtttggtatgaaagaattgacacctatctctcaaagctgggtttctctaagaatgatgcagatcttaatctctacctcaaaagaaataaagacccatgacctctcctatggaaaccaacttccataaacttaaagaagcagcagcagaatcaagacctactgaccccactcaatacaggcagatgattgggtccttgatgtatctagtaaatacaaggccagatatctgctatgctgttaatgccttaagtcagttcatgtgtgaacctaaggagatacacctggttgcagtaaagcatataatgagatatctacaaggtaccctaaagcttggtcttaaatatgaaaaggttgacatagatctacatggtatcagagccaggtccaggctaggagccccaagcacatgagaggtgtggcttaagggggggtgttggtgttggaaataagccacacccggaccaacgatggactggtccaagaggggccagtagctcagtggtagagcactccagcagtgtatggaaggtcctaggttcgagtcctagctggtccatgtctcaacaaatcTGAGCTTGTCATATGTTCAAATCCAATAAAATATCTTGCTAGCTTTGAGAGCTGAAAAAAACTCTCATTAAAATCCTCACTAGATCTACCAACACATGAAATTAACCTCAATCATATTTtgcagttttttattttttcaaagtaTTTTTATTGCCATGCTAGATCATTTTGAATGTTGTGGTAGTTTTGGTAGCATGCATGCTGATATAATTCAACTCATACAAACCTTAACTTATGAAAACCATGCTCAAAAAAGCTCTAGCTGATCATTTGTTTAAATCCAATAAAATCTCTTTCTAGCATTGGTAGTTGGACAATCCCTAGCTTAGAATAGCCTAGGTCGTAAAAGTCCTCATTGAATCAACCAAGGAAAGATTTTAACATAAATTATCTTCTACAGTGATTCCACGTGGTAAAATTCAATGTCATATTGGCTTTGATATTATGAAAGTTGATAAAATtcaactgtaatgtccccacttgggATTTCCCTTGATTTAAACCTGAGACATCCATTCTAACCtcagtcacaaggttcgaattcgaattcgaattcgacagccatgaaattcggatgaaattcaacaagggaaaatttcgaaaaaaaattcggataaaattcgccttctataattttgtttatttttaaatatcagaatagcgacccttgttggagaaaatccgagggcgacccagcagttgcagacacccatgacccaataggtacaaagcatatacaaagaatacccacgaccagctgagttgtgtttagaggcggatagcagtgctttatagaggaaattcgattaaattcgattttttttatagaagtttgaaattcgattaaattcgaacctcatccatgaaaatcgctgTATCCTGTGACTTAGATTCTAACCACAAATtagaataataatatattaataaatacaattttatCAGAATTAGATATATTTTACTATAAAATTTTAAGATTAATTCGAATAATGGAACTTATCTTGATCAGCTTTCCGGATTTTGACAGTTGACGATATGTTATGACTGATAGAGTTAATGATACTAGCAGTTCTGAAGGCTTCATTCATTGATATGAGTATGCAGTTTGTGTCTATGACTGATTTTGTAATGGCAACTGTACTGTTGTAGTTTGCGTTGTAGTTCTTTGTCACTATGCTACGTATATACTGTCATCCCTGACACCAGTCCATGTATTcatgcgatctggtttactgactctGTGCATATAGAACCACCCAACTGGGCAATGATGGTGGTGTTCTTCCGGTTTTCTATCCATAAGTATATATAACCACTTTATGCCAAAATGTGAATGAACAACTCAGCTCATCCCCACGCATACCactaagaacaaagatgttactgcttgtaacataataacagttctgatcttatCAATCCATGATGATCTTAttagatgctttgattcctttcctttatatatctcaatgtgagggagaggtcacaccacttcatcatgtataccctttggcaagagacacaccctttaaaagagtgcaactcttcattatttctgccctttgaaagggacacaacctctcataatcaggtctgcacttattatttaaatccgATCTGCACCTCTCATTTTcaaattattccccctctcaaatgaggttctcttctccctttta contains:
- the LOC131042165 gene encoding uncharacterized protein LOC131042165 is translated as MIEVYLMTCITWAACGAERGKMLKFLSKVKIDFNAFDPRAASALEFLAQCSSLKARDSNPSCQVIVNRRTDEHHPQITITYSNGIEESIDGSITNAQTIRKKILETGRMLETQQMFKEAGQSWPVMIPEEELYQFAKPTKAKKAQEK